Proteins from a genomic interval of Scomber japonicus isolate fScoJap1 chromosome 10, fScoJap1.pri, whole genome shotgun sequence:
- the LOC128366991 gene encoding uncharacterized protein LOC128366991 has protein sequence MAVEQGPQDRSLWNPIWQLSRGPKTDPRGTPYGSGAGALKSTPVEPHTWSRGLKTDPCGTPYGSGAGALRQTPVEPHTWSRGPKTDPCGTPYGSGAGALRQTPVEPHMAWSRGPKIDPCGTPYGSGAGALRQTPVEPHTAVEQGPEIDPCGTPYGSGAGALKFTPVGPHTAVEQSWILKFQGSHSCCSLTTKDVLVCVVETVLELRDSILTPQSQVNNIKNIPVSVGSTTGRHSLWALATYISGSTPFPEFSGVLMLDDIQVGYFDSVTDRFRENGEEGAELDLGQQAGYIQQEMFCNMKKRLALVKQRFNLTAGVHVQQRLTGCEVLQDGQPALIMFRDGSNGQDADSLMYNMTHFTYASGDSWEIQWDTMEQTYIRTLYSNIYLPFCVRTLKHLLDQNKRLVKRRVQPRVRFITKPLSGGARVTCLATDFYPRHINLTLLRDGQPVDEDQLTGGEVLPNGNGLYQVRKTLTVTDEELQRKHSYTCTTAHLSLDNRLEVSWRAEFSRSHRVHIISAPASLAIAAVLLLLLLWWRKRRRTLRSEGIAVETQEQPGEE, from the exons aTGGCAGTGGAGCAGGGGCCTCAAGACCGATCCCTGTGGAACCCCATATGGCAGTTGAGCAGGGGCCCTAAGACAGACCCCCGTGGAACCCCATATGGCAGTGGAGCAGGGGCCCTAAAATCgacccctgtggaaccccatacG TGGAGCAGGGGCCTTAAGACCgacccctgtggaaccccatacGGCAGTGGAGCAGGGGCCCTAAGACAgacccctgtggaaccccatacG TGGAGCAGGGGTCCTAAGACCgacccctgtggaaccccatacGGCAGTGGAGCAGGGGCCTTGAGACAgacccctgtggaaccccataTGGCA TGGAGCAGGGGCCCTAAAATCgacccctgtggaaccccatacGGCAGCGGAGCAGGGGCCCTAAGACAgacccctgtggaaccccatacGGCAGTGGAGCAGGGCCCTGAGATCgacccctgtggaaccccataTGGCAGCGGAGCAGGGGCCCTAAAATTTACCCCTGTGGGACCCCATACGGCAGTGGAGCAGAGCTGGATTCTGAAGTTCCAAGGCTCACACTCATG CTGCTCCTTGACAACTAAAGATGTTCTAGTCTGCGTTGTTGAAACAGTCCTGGAGCTGAGGGACAGCATCCTCACTCCACAATCACAAGTCAACAACATCAAAAACATCCCTGTCTCTGTAG GTTCGACGACAGGACGACACTCCTTGTGGGCGCTGGCCACCTACATCTCAGGGTCAACGCCGTTTCCAGAGTTCAGTGGGGTCCTGATGTTGGACGACATTCAGGTGGGCTACTTCGACTCGGTGACGGACCGATTCAGGGAAAACGGTGAGGAGGGAGCAGAGCTGGACCTGGGTCAGCAGGCCGGGTACATACAGCAGGAAATGTTCTGTAACATGAAGAAGCGGCTGGCGCTGGTCAAACAGCGTTTCAATCTGACGGCGGGGGTCCACGTCCAGCAGAGGCTGACAGGCTGCGAGGTGCTGCAGGATGGTCAGCCGGCACTCATCATGTTCAGAGATGGCTCCAACGGACAAGACGCCGACAGCCTGATGTACAACATGACACACTTCACCTACGCCAGCGGTGACAGCTGGGAGATCCAGTGGGACACTATGGAGCAGACATACATTCGGACACTCTACTCCAACATCTACCTGCCCTTCTGTGTACGGACACTTAAACACCTCCTGGACCAAAACAAACGTCTGGTGAAACGTCGGGTTCAACCTCGAGTCCGCTTCATAACGAAGCCGTTGTCAGGCGGAGCTCGGGTCACCTGTCTGGCCACAGACTTCTACCCTCGCCACATCAACCTGACGCTACTGCGGGACGGCCAGCCAGTGGACGAGGACCAGCTGACGGGCGGTGAGGTGCTGCCCAACGGCAACGGCCTCTATCAGGTGAGGAAGACGTTGACCGTCACGGACGAAGAGCTTCAGCGGAAACACAGCTACACCTGCACCACCGCTCACCTGAGCTTGGACAACCGGCTGGAGGTGAGCTGGAGGGCGGAGTTCTCCCGTTCTCACAGGGTTCACATCATCTCCGCCCCCGCCAGCCTGGCTATCGCTGccgtcctgctgctgctgctgctgtggtggaggaagaggagacgcACACTGCGGTCAGAGGGAATCGCCGTGGAAACACAGGAGCAGCCAGGAGAAGAGTAA